One Astyanax mexicanus isolate ESR-SI-001 chromosome 3, AstMex3_surface, whole genome shotgun sequence genomic region harbors:
- the zbtb22b gene encoding zinc finger and BTB domain-containing protein 22b, protein MQSSTAEDSSDGTSGVSAESVVQVSFPSVRSSVLDSLNRQREDGQLCDLSIHVQGQVFKAHRCVLAASSPYFHDQVLLKNMSTVSIPAVMDPVAFESVLSCAYTGQLRMLREDIVNYLTVGSVLQMWHIVDKCTELLKEFRSGSNGPQGVGTAMENTGCSSSANKEAYEDGGDTQCMVQPPTRTSVSESQSPSSTNYFSPKDASFGGAMVTTGAAGDGTEHSTSNYCMPSSRGETFLIEEDDDEDDFELLYPRKPERGSSRRKKSIPVSDQEMGESDSFGVSSYQDGESSPPLKRPTYSQPSIMPRKQWVVVKTERSRDDDLIVVSGEEGGEDEEERELELAKQRERERTFNISNVRTLSANLSSREEVEAQVDFCQSSEDYLKFESGLMDQTSSQHPLENSSQNSNRAVSAILGSVQSAAARAQLFPLDMQGNQILLYNQANLDSSPPLGLSGGLPGVSLKGNVEHGAVHLSGHGGMDGVLDGLDGSGTVNSSGKVFMCHCGKKFTHKSMRDRHINMHLDLRPFHCPVCAKKFKMKHHLTEHMKTHTGLKPYDCHGCGKKFMWRDSFMRHRSHCERRNGTGGDIKARGSEGTVISPTHLLQQQPSANESTQGSVVGRSGVPVLSPHHTSSTSGGVSCLTMALPGPLLGINPQSGMYGLGSGVLGLGVSHNPCADEVSEVSVGESSVT, encoded by the exons ATGCAGTCATCAACAGCAGAGGACAGTAGTGATGGCACCTCTGGGGTGTCTGCTGAGTCGGTGGTGCAAGTGTCTTTTCCCAGTGTGCGGTCATCTGTGCTGGATAGCCTTAACCGACAGCGTGAGGATGGGCAGCTTTGTGACCTCTCCATACATGTGCAGGGCCAGGTGTTTAAGGCCCATCGATGTGTGTTGGCTGCCTCCTCACCTTACTTCCATGACCAg GTGCTCCTGAAGAACATGTCCACTGTGTCCATCCCAGCCGTCATGGACCCAGTGGCATTTGAGAGTGTCCTCAGCTGTGCCTACACTGGACAGTTGCGAATGCTGCGTGAAGACATTGTTAACTACCTCACTGTTGGGAGTGTTCTCCAAATGTGGCACATTGTGGACAAGTGCACAGAACTACTCAAAGAGTTCAGGTCAGGATCTAATGGGCCACAGGGGGTTGGTACTGCTATGGAGAACACTGGATGCAGCAGCAGCGCTAACAAGGAAGCCTATGAAGATGGAGGAGACACGCAGTGTATGGTGCAACCTCCAACCCGTACCTCAGTGAGTGAAAGTCAGTCTCCAAGCAGCACAAATTACTTTAGTCCTAAAGATGCCAGTTTTGGTGGAGCCATGGTAACTACTGGAGCAGCAGGAGATGGAACTGAACACTCCACTTCTAACTACTGCATGCCATCCAGTCGAGGGGAAACGTTCCTAATTGAAGAGGACGATGACGAGGACGACTTTGAACTTTTGTACCCTAGAAAACCGGAACGGGGAAGTAGCAGGAGAAAGAAGTCCATCCCGGTCTCTGATCAAGAAATGGGAGAGAGTGACAGTTTTGGAGTTTCATCCTACCAAGATGGAGAGTCGTCTCCACCGTTGAAGCGTCCCACATATAGTCAGCCAAGCATAATGCCTCGAAAGCAGTGGGTAGTTGTAAAAACTGAGCGTTCTAGGGATGACGATCTCATTGTAGTTTCTGGAGAAGAAGGGGGTGAGGATGAAGAGGAGAGAGAGTTAGAGCTTgcaaagcagagagaaagagagaggacatTTAATATTTCTAATGTTAGAACTCTCTCTGCAAACCTCAGTAGCAGGGAAGAAGTTGAAGCACAG GTTGACTTCTGCCAGTCCTCTGAAGACTACCTCAAGTTTGAAAGTGGTTTGATGGACCAGACATCCTCACAGCACCCTCTTGAAAACTCCAGCCAGAATAGCAATCGGGCAGTTTCTGCcatactgggctcagttcagtCAGCTGCTGCCAGAGCCCAGCTCTTCCCACTGGACATGCAAGGCAATCAGATTCTTCTATATAACCAGGCTAATCTAGACTCCTCTCCTCCATTAGGGCTTTCGGGAGGTTTGCCTGGAGTGTCTTTAAAGGGAAATGTGGAAcatggagcggttcacttgtctGGGCATGGTGGAATGGATGGTGTATTAGATGGTTTAGATGGCAGTGGGACTGTCAACTCCTCAGGCAAAGTCTTCATGTGCCACTGTGGCAAAAAGTTTACCCACAAAAGCATGAGAGACCGTCACATCAACATGCATCTGGATCTGCGGCCTTTCCACTGCCCGGTATGTGCTAAGAAGTTCAAAATGAAGCACCATCTCACAGAGCACATGAAGACACATACGGGTTTGAAACCCTACGACTGCCATGGCTGTGGGAAGAAGTTCATGTGGCGTGATAGCTTCATGAGGCATCGCTCACACTGCGAGAGGCGTAATGGGACTGGTGGTGATATTAAAGCACGAGGATCTGAAGGGACGGTCATATCCCCTACACATCTCCTTCAGCAGCAGCCTTCAGCCAATGAAAGTACTCAAGGAAGTGTGGTTGGTAGAAGTGGAGTCCCAGTTTTGTCTCCACACCACACCAGCAGTACTAGTGGTGGGGTATCTTGTTTGACCATGGCTTTACCTGGGCCTCTATTAGGAATAAATCCCCAAAGTGGGATGTATGGGCTTGGTTCTGGTGTTCTTGGGCTGGGGGTAAGCCATAACCCATGTGCCGATGAGGTTAGCGAAGTTAGCGTTGGCGAAAGCAGTGTCACTTAA